The sequence below is a genomic window from Lolium perenne isolate Kyuss_39 chromosome 7, Kyuss_2.0, whole genome shotgun sequence.
CTTTGCATTTGTGACCCTGTTGGGGAATTTCTGGGTTCTAAATAATGTTCAGTTTTCTAAGAAATACGTCTCACGTTACAAATAAGCTGGTTAGGAATTGCAGTCAAGGTTCTCTTTTGTACTACCCAATACCCAAACCTACGGTATATAAATAAATGAACATGTTCTTTCTGGAAATCCAGCACAGGTTTTCTTGATTTGTCCTTCGTTCACAGTTACACATCTAGTTCACTTGAGATGAAAGCTCATTCAGTTATAAACCTACCAATGTGTGTGTATAACTTCTTTCTGGAAATTTAACACATGTTTTGTTGATGAATTATTGTTGCTTGTTAAAAGCCAGACAATGTAGTTTGCTTGGGATGACAGCTTACTCATTAACAGGATGAAAGCTCATTCAGTTATAAAGCTATATAATGTGGGAACAAATTTTTCTGGGACTTTTGCACATATTTTTGTTGAATTATTTCTGTTTGTTAAAGGTCAGATGATGTAGTTTACCTGGGATGACAGCTCACTCATTAACAGGACTAGCGTTGAAGACATTAAAGAAAGGATATCAaaggagaagaaagaagaaatcGAATATTTGAAAGGTTTACTAGAGAAGGTATTATCCATGTAAAAGTCACTTTTCCAGAATATAGGTGTGATTTAAGTTTATCATTGAACTGAGCCTTCATTACTCCATGCCCTATGGTGGGTTTTGAATCATATTTTCTTGATTTTTTACTAAGTAATACTTTAGTTCGTTGCACCAAAGCTCGAAGACTTTACCATCATCATGGTATTTAGTTGCTAGAAGTGAGCCCCACTTATTGTCAAAATTTGTGGCGCTGTAAGTGTTACGGGGCGATCACCTTAAGAAGGGCAGACAAAGCCGATTCATCATTATCTCAAGTTAATTCTGACTGGCTTTTTGCCATCACCAATAATGCAGACTGAAGAAAGGAACAGTGCCTTGAAGGCCCGAATCGAACACTTGAAGGAAGGGGTGGCGGATTTCAATGACACAAGAGatgctctcaagaaggttttCCTTGTGACACTGTTTCTATTGTGCTGTCTTCTTATTATACGTCTCATCCTGATTCCATTTCTTGGCACTTCTATCGCAGCTGGAGCAATGGAAGTTCTGCCTGTCGGAGCTACAATGACAATTAAGCTTCTGTGGTACTCAATGCAGTCAAAAGACACCTCTCTGTAGCTTTGTGTGGTCGTAGAGTGGAAGCTGATTCAGCAATCATACTCCCCCAGGAACCAATGCTGTTGTGTAACATAGAATTATAGTGTGATTTGTAATGAAAAAAATGTTGCATTGTACCCTCTGAGTTGCAAAACGTAGCCGTTGTATTGGTTGCTAGTAATATATGCTACTGTTTGTTGGGTTGTGTATTTCTTTGGCTCCAGTTTCCTGCACCTAGCAGGCTAGCAGGCAAGCACCCATAATTGATGCTTGCGTTAGTGGTCATCCACATGACACGTGCACTGTCCTGGTTACACCGTTCTCCATTAACATTTGTTTTTCAGTTTGGGCACCAAATCATCATCTATTTATCCTCCAATTTATCGCATTTGTATATTTGAAATTCCAACTGCAAGCCAACTCTAGACTATGAGTGGCAGAAAAGAGAAAATTAGTATGGTTTTCTTGAAGAAAAGTAGGCACATGCTCTCTGTGGTTTCCACAGGACCTTGTGATTTTGAGACCACAAACATCACTCTTGTCTTAGCCACAGCATGTCCATCCAAATGGCACCCATCATCGTCCTCCACACCACCAGCAGCCATCCTCCCTGCAGCCCATCACCATGGCTGCCacgctctcctcctcctccaagcACTGCTCCGTCGTCAGGgctcagcattcaccacgccctTCCCTCCTCTCAACATCATCAGCTGTGAGTGCTGCTTTGTGTCTCCCTCTTCACGTACTGATTCTTTCGTCATTCCTATGGTTTTTGTTGTTGATACTCTTGCCTCTTGTGATCGTGCAGAAGAAGACTGCCTTCCATGGGGTGGCCTTGGTGGACAGGCGGTGGCAGCGCaatggcggcgcgcggcggaggCTCGTGCAGGTGAACGCCAAGACTGCCGGCGCCTCCAAGAACATCGAGGTGGAGGTTGACAAGCCGCTCGGCCTCGCCCTCGGCCAGAAGCCAGGCGGTGGCGTCATCATCACCGTCAGTACTACCAGCCGCCCTCCCCACCCATCTCTACCTTTGCTCCTGCCTACTTTTATTGAAGAATACATCTGATCAAAACAACTTCATGACTGACCTTATGTGTTTAAAAAACAATGAACAGCTGCTTCATTTGCTGAATCATAAATTGAGCTAAACTGAAAATTATCCATGAAGGATTGCAATTAGCAACTTTGATTAAAATTGGTTGGTTTCGGATTAAATCATGGCAGGCTGTGGAGTCGGGAGGGAATGCAGCAAGAGCAGGGCTCAAGTCAGGTGACCAAGTGCTCTACACAAGCAGCTTCTTTGGAGATGAACTCTGGCCGGCAGACAAGCTGGGCTTCACCAAGACGGCCATCCAGGCAAAGCCAGACTCTGTCTACTTCGTAGTAAGCAGGTGCGCACCTGTACCTCCCCTCACTGTCTGAATGGTTAATTTGTTCAGAGATCAGGAGCTGGCAGTACTTTTAAGTCTGAATTTTAGGAAACTACTAATTTCCCTGGAAGATGGAGTGGGTTTCCATCGATCCTCAGATTTTTACACAAATTCTCAACTCTCTATGATGACATCAGGGGTGGTGGTAATGTTGATGTGAAGCGTCTGCCAAAGAGGCCGGCGCCGCCTCGGTTTGGCCGAAAGTTATCTGATTCACAGAAGGTAAGATCAAGAGAGCCCTGGCCGCTTCATATTTTTTCTATCACTGCAAAGTCCTTCTAGACCTTGATATGTATGCTTATAACATGCCACATTCAATTTCCAGGCTAGAGCAACACACATCTGCCTTGATTGTGGATACATATACTTTCTATCCAAGCCTTTTGAAGAGCAGGTAAGATCAAACACGTTTCTCCTTCAGATGACTAGCGAGATCAGCTTTTTGGCATGTGCACATGGCGAAGTTAAGGTGTCATTTTTGTAGTTTGCATGATGGGCCTGTGATTATTTTCTCCTTCCTTTCAGCCTGATGAGTACGGCTGTCCCCAGTGCAATGCGCCAAAGAAGAGATTCGTCAAATATGATGCGGAGTCCGGGAAGCCCATTGGCGGTACACTGCCACCTCTTACGGTGATTGTTAGTTTGGTGATCGGCATCGCTGGAGTAGGGGCTTTGCTTGTGTATGGCCTTCAATAGGCTTCTCGTCAGAAATTTTGTTTGTGGCTGTGCATCAAGTAGCTCAGCCGATTGCTCCTGTACTCTATCTAACAGAACATTCCGAGTGATATATATAACGAAGGGGTAAAATGTAATATGTTCTGTTTGAGGCTAATTGCAAAtccaacattatttggatcatatTCTGCTTTTCCCCCAAAGGGTAGTCCAGTTTCCAGACTGTTTCCAGTGTCATGTTGCTCTCGATACACCGGTGATTTCTGTAAAATGGTTATGGGATTCTGTGTGGTGTTGGTATTGAAAGGTATGCATCTTGTCGTGCACAAATATGGCCACAACCATACAAAAGGCAAAAGGCCCTTTTGGTGAGTTGTGGCTGATGAAACCATGTCTAAAATTCACCGACTTTTGACTGCAGTTTCGTGTACAGCGGATTACCTAAGCTTTGTCACGCCCTCTTAGATAGCCATTATAATAAGTGGAATGGTGTACTGAAGTCCATAACTGCTACCACTATGGTTTTGTGTGGTTGTGAGCTTGATGCATCTAATGTAATCCTGGTCCAGTTCATGATATCAGCCATCATTTTCGGCTGCTTAATCAGCTTTTATGCCTAAATGGAGGCAATAGAAGAATAGTTAACCCCTATTGAACCCCAAGCATAATCTGAGTCATGCATGACACTGACCTGACCTACAAGCCCCCAAATTTATATGCCATATTTCTCTAGGATTTGTTCATCTACCAGATTAAAGTAGGCCCCTAGACATCAGCACACAGTCAGGTAGTTAAAATTAGTTGGAACCAGAAGAAGCTGATATAGACTGCATTGCCAATCTGCCATCTTCTACAACCAGCCTACTACTACTTATTAGTGCGAGATCAGAGGTGGCATAGAGAGTAAACTGATAGAAAAGGCTGCCATGAGCTTCTGGGGATCTGCAGGCACCTCGGCTGTGTGGGGGCCATCCCGCCATGGGCCGTCTCCATTGGTACCCCTCATGGTGGTACTGGCCTTGGGGTGGGTCATCTACAACGAGACCCTGATGGGGTGGTATGAGCTGGTCACCGAGGTGCAGGAAACCGTGACCGACaatgccatggtcttcatcctcgCTGCCGGGCTCCTGCTGCTCGCCATCGTCCTCCTCAGCAACCAGATGGAGGTCATCCTCGTGCCGGTGGTGCTAGTGCTGGTCATGCTCCTGATTCAGAACATCGTTGTTGCGGCGCTCCTGCTGCTGCTGGTGGTGTACTTCGCCGGAATATACTACTACCCGCCTCAACGGGGCTACTACGGTGGCGGCGGCTTCAACGGCGGTGACTGGGCATGCTCTGGGCTGGGGTTCTACATGCTGCTGCTGCTTTGCCTGGTGCTGTGCGC
It includes:
- the LOC127314726 gene encoding uncharacterized protein; amino-acid sequence: MSFWGSAGTSAVWGPSRHGPSPLVPLMVVLALGWVIYNETLMGWYELVTEVQETVTDNAMVFILAAGLLLLAIVLLSNQMEVILVPVVLVLVMLLIQNIVVAALLLLLVVYFAGIYYYPPQRGYYGGGGFNGGDWACSGLGFYMLLLLCLVLCAMFSEDGGNWWIPGVLLAACLLCLNLFSGGKVLGYEYF
- the LOC127314725 gene encoding uncharacterized protein, with the protein product MAATLSSSSKHCSVVRAQHSPRPSLLSTSSAKKTAFHGVALVDRRWQRNGGARRRLVQVNAKTAGASKNIEVEVDKPLGLALGQKPGGGVIITAVESGGNAARAGLKSGDQVLYTSSFFGDELWPADKLGFTKTAIQAKPDSVYFVVSRGGGNVDVKRLPKRPAPPRFGRKLSDSQKARATHICLDCGYIYFLSKPFEEQPDEYGCPQCNAPKKRFVKYDAESGKPIGGTLPPLTVIVSLVIGIAGVGALLVYGLQ